From Polynucleobacter sp. MWH-P3-07-1:
ATTTGTGTGAGGGCGTGTATTGAAATAACTCAACCGGCTTGCTATCCGCATTGAGCTCTTTAAGCAATTTGGCATCAATTACATTGGCGCCTGTTGAGCTGATTTCTAGGCGAATCACGTCATTTTCTAATACAAACTTTTCACCCTGCTCTAGATTCACGCTCTCTTTTGGTAGTGCGCTAGCCAGGTTGGCGGGGCCACTAGAAGCCGGTGCAGGTAAGTCGCTTTTATTTTGAGTGGCGCCCTGATCTGAACCAACAGGCTTGCTTGGGGCGCTTGAGAAAAGCGAAGGCTTCCCTTGATAGGTCTGCCAATTGTTGTAGAGCATCAGGGCCGATAAGGAGAAAACCGCCCAAAGTATTGTTTTTTTAAAGTCCATTTGCTTCACTTAAAGTAGGAGATGTTTGTTTTACCGCAGGATCATGGCCACCGTGTGACCAAGGGTTGCAACGCAAGATGCGCCACAGAATCAAGCGTGCGCTTTTGAAAAAACCATAATTCTTAAAACAATCACAAGCATATTGTGAGCAGCTTGGACTGTACTTGCACTGCGAACCAAAATAGGGGCTTAAAGCAATTTGGTATAGGCGCACCAGACGGAGGGCCAAGGCGTTTGAAGTTCGCATTCAGACCAAACCTAAAAGCTGGTTACGTATCAAATTTTTTTCTTTGCTTCTGAGTCGCCCGCGAGTTCCGCGACCAATGGGTGCGCGTAGTTTGACCACCACATCAAGACTAAGTCGACTTGACTGCG
This genomic window contains:
- the yidD gene encoding membrane protein insertion efficiency factor YidD, with the protein product MRTSNALALRLVRLYQIALSPYFGSQCKYSPSCSQYACDCFKNYGFFKSARLILWRILRCNPWSHGGHDPAVKQTSPTLSEANGL